ACGGGAGGCAGAAGATTTTGAAGCAGCTACTACTCAGGACAATCGAGTAAATATCGGCGGCCAAAAGTATATGGAACAGGCCGACATCGACGCTGTTGCTCGGTCTCGCCTCCAGCCTACTCTCGACGAGATTACCGAGAATGCCGAGCTACGGAGAGCCCACGATATTGAAGCCCGTCTGGATGCTGAGGAGGAGCAGAGACATGCTGCTGTGGAGCGTCAGCGCGAAGCTGAGGTGAAGGAGTTGGAGAAGCAACAAAAAGGTTCGTTGTGCtgtcttttcctcttttaaTGTGTCATCTGATCAAGGAACTAGGGGCAAGGAAGCGCGACAGCAAATCCGAGAGCAAGGTTCCCAAATTCTTCTtgtggagaaagaagggTAAACGAGCTCGGGTTGAGAAATCAGAGACTGAAGAGGCTCAAGCTGTCTCACCTATTTCCCAGGTAGCTGTAGTAGAGCCGGCTCCTACTGCAGCCCCGTACAACAACGACTCAACGGACAGTATTCCCGAGCAAGCTTCGCTTGGAACAGATCACAATGTCTCGACGGTCACCATCCCAGACGAAGATTCTATTGTCACGGAGACAGCCGGTCCCGCTACACTTGTTGCAGCCACGTCCTCAGTCCCAGAGGCAGAACCTTCCCGGTCCGATGAAAACGACCGGCCCGCCGCAATCTCACGGCAGCCGACACGAAGCCAGACTGAGCCCCCCCCGATCGAGCAGCGAGATGCAGCTGCCTCAGGTCCTACGGTTGTGCACTACTTCACACCACCTGTGACAAGCCCACGCGCCGACACCAAGCTCAAGAACTGGTTCCGTGACCGTCTTGTTCGCCGATCCAGTGGCCCAGTCCCCATCTATCCCCACCAGCCTGGCCCGGACTTGAACACTGACAACGAACCCGCCTTCCAAGGCGGCGCCAGTCTAACCGGCCGCGACGAGCCCCGCGGTGCAGCACTTGGCTCACACCCTGTGGTCGTGGGTGAATTCATCCCAACCTACAATAGATCTTCGAGCTACTACAGCAACGACTTGGATGTGGCCAAGATTCACAGTGCCGATTCTTTGTCCAACTCTACCAGGCAGAATGGGAACGGCAAGAAGAGGAATCGTCTGAGCAGGACGTTCCTCAGGGCCGTCTCCGGTAGCCCTGATGGGTCGAACAATGGTGACTCCCGTCGTGACTCGGGAATTCAATCTTCCTCCAAGGATGTCGGCGGCGGTGACATCCAGAGTCTGCAGGATAGTACTCTCGGACAGATTCTTCCTGTGCCACCCACTATTGGTGAGACGTTGAACGGGAGAAGGGAATCGAGATTCTCTGAGAATCTGTGATTCTTATGTTGAACGTAGATGTGTGTGTCTATTTGAAACGTTGCCTTGATGTACGATTTTGCTATTTTTGGATCTTACGGATAATTTACAGGCGCTTTTTGGACCTTGAAATCGGGGGTCTGGGGGGTCTTGGGGTTGGGATTGCTTACTTTGCTAGTAATTTTCGGTGCTTCGTATGTACACGATCTAATCAACCATGTCTTTATTGAAACCCTGGCAACATCATTGATCATGTCTTTCACGATGAGCCATACCCCATCTAAGTGTATCAGCCACAGCCACAGCCTCATCCCCATCCCCTTCCCCATCAATAACCACCTTCACCTCAAACCCATATCCCTGTCCCTCAACTCCCTCCATCGAAACACCTGCCCCAAGTCCCTCTTAAGCTCTTAACGACAGCAACACTCTGTTTAAACCCAACCAACTCATCCGCATCCCCATGCAAAGAGACCGTAGGCGGGACTTCCCTCCTTCAACCCAAAGTTAGCCGGGGAAAGCATTCGCATTTGCAGAGACCCAGTTCACGGTGTCTCTTGCATCCTCCAGAATTTCGAGGCCCGGGGATTCGGGGGAGGAGGCGGTGGGAGGCTGTTGCATATGTCTAGCCTCACTATAAGCAGGCGCTTCTTAGCCAATGGGGTGGGAATgtggggggggtttttttccgCCTACTCCCTGCGAGGCGGAAATCAGTTCAGTTCTTTTTTTGGTGTGAGTGATGTTCTTGGAATTTCTCGGAAGCCTCCATGGAAGGGACGAACGGGGCTAAGTTCTTATTTAGCTGCAGGGGAGTGACTGTCTACGACTCTGAAGACATGTCGGATATGGATTATGTGCGGGGGTACTATGTTCCATTGGAATGGAGGACGGTCCTTGACGGTTCATAAGTGCACCGCGGGATTTCCCCACACTCGCCCCCTCTTGGACAACTCGGGATCAAATGCCGCATTTGGGGTTCCAGTGAACATACCAATGAACGTGTTAAGTCTATCTGGAAAACTAGGCTCATTGGTACGGAGATCTGACTGCAGAGACTTTTGTTACTTATCTCGAATTACGCTGGTATGAAGTGGGATGACAACCAAAATGAAGTGAATTTTTGGTGCGGGAGATCCACGCTAATTGCGGGATGAGTTGGGGTTACTTGGCGCGGGATTCCGGGAACGAAAACGGAAGAGTTCACATCTCCAATACGTCAAGGCCAATTGGCTCATTGAGGTATAGCATTTTATGCAGATCGTGTATGTCTTTTTAAGTCGGGATAATAAATGTACAGTGTATCATGGTGGGAAATTCCGCGGCTTCAAAAGTGTGGGGAACCTCGACCTGGATGGTAGTCACGGCAGTTCCGTTTTTGCTTGATATAAATTCGACTTGTAGGTCAAAGATGGGCTCTTGGATTCCTATCTTCTGTGCCCCTTATATTTTTCTATAAAATGTTCGAAGTATCACTTGTCGCACTCCCCGTTCTGGGACCGGTCCAAATAACCAGCCTGGTCATCGGTCTTCTGCTCGTGGTATACATATCCTACATATTATATTTCCATCCCCTTTCGCAATACCCCGGCCCAAAAATAGCTTCGTTGACGAGCCTCTGGAGGGCATATTACGTTTACAAACTAGTTCTTCACGAGAAGCTAGTTGAGCTGCACCAGCAGTATGGCCCCGTCGTCCGAATCGGTCCTAACCATCTCCATTTCTGGGATGGTGAAGCTATCGCCCCAATCTACAAGGGAGGTAGGAAAATGGGAAAGACGGAGTTTTATGATGCATTTACGGCATTTAACCCCAATCTATTTGGGGGCAGGGATGAAGATGTAAAAAAGGCACCTCCCGATTTGATCAGACCACCCGCTGAACAAGAACAGGTCCATTCCCTTCGTCGACGACAACTAGCCCACGGATTCTCACAAGCATCTGTCGAGAATTTCGAGCCTCTCATCAATGGCCACATAAAGATCTTACTCAACAAACTCAATAAATTTGCACAGACCGAAGAGGTCTTCGACCTGAAGTCTACCATCTCGTACTTCGTCCTTGATATCCTGGGCGAGGTCGCCTTCAGTCGACCTTTTAATGCCCAAGTCAGAGGAGAAGCAGATGAAATACACGCAATCAACGACCACATTCTCTTATCCTGCGTAGTTGGTGAACTTCCCTTCCAGGCCCTGTCAACGTTCCTAGCGCGATGGTCGCCCGTTTCGTGGATGAGAAAACTAGGAAAGAGCAGAAATAACCTCAAAGCCACGTGCTCCGAGTGTGTTAGCAACAAGATCAACAATGCATCCGACCGTCGAGATCTGCTCCAAAGCCTTGTGACTGCGAAAGACGTTGAAACTGGTGCTAGTCTCACCGAGCAAGAAATCAATTCAGAGGCATTTGCTATGCTGTGAGGATCTCCCTACCACTTGGAAATCTTTCATTATGTACTTACTCGTACCAGGGTAGCAGGCTCTCATTCAACCTCTGGCACCTTGACACTTCTCTTTTGGCACCTCATCCACAACCCTGAGATATGTGCTGCCGTTGCCGCCGAGGTAGCTAGTACCCTCCAACCACTACAAGATAAAGATAGCTCCTACCCCATCAAGGGACTAGAGGCTTCTTTGCCATACACCATGGCATGCGTGAAGGAGAATTTCCGTCTGAATCCAGTGTTTACCATGCCGCTGTGGCGACGTGTTGGGTCACCAGGTGGAGCGAGAGTTGGAGAATTTGACATACCATGCGGTGTAAGTTTTGGCTACCCTTCTAACTGTTCAGGGGGTTGTCTTCAATCCACAATACTGACCTTTGAATCTATGAAAACAGACAAATGTCTGCATATCAAACTATGTTCTCCATCACAATCCAGAGATCTGGGGTGAAGATCACGCGGTATTTCGACCGGATAGATGGCTGGAAAAAGACGAGTCCAACCAGAGTCGGTTCCTCATCCCATTCAGTATCGGACACCGCATGTGCATTGGTCGAAATCTTGCCATGACCAATATCTTAAAGACCGTGACTACATTGGTCAGCCAGTTCGAGTTTCATCCGATCTCTCAAGATGACCACGTCCGGATCCGCAGCTCGGGGATTGGGGAAATGGAGGGATCCTTTCAATGTAGAATTTCAGCAAAACCCTGATGCATGTCTCATGTTATTCAAAAGTGTGTATGAAGATACTGGCTAAGAAATCGGAATGTAAATATGAGTAAAGACTATGTGAAGGCACCAAAGACGATCCTACGCATTTGGTATGAGGCTATAGTAGGTTACTGTATGAATACAGAGTTATGTATGCAGATCGCATATTTATGCACATTTCAGGGCTTGTAGACACGTGTGTGTGTTTTGAATGGTTAAAATACCCCAGAACATGTGACATgcgcatcatcatcaccagcaCCCCAAgccttttctctttctccatTTACATCACCCCAAAGCTTAGGATCTACATTTTCAAATGTGGACTTAAACACAAGAAATTCGTGGGCTTCCTTGAAAATGAAGTCTCAAACTTCCTCAAATGGCCAAGTGAACTCTGTACCTTTTCAGTGCTCTGTTTGCTCCCAAACCTTTGGAAAGATCCAACACCTCAAGAGACACAAATCAACCCGTACGATCAAACTCTTTTTCACTGTCCTTTTTGTTGTTGTTAACCACCAAATCTTTCACTGGTAGATGTTGACAAGAAACCACATTTCTGCGAGTTCTGTGGTTCCGAATTCACACGCAGGTAAAGTTAGGCCAACTTTAAGTTGATAGCTCGGCCATTTGACGGATTGACAGTGATACCCTTCGCCGTCACTGGAAGAATTGCACATCTCTTTTAGCAACTGGCAACCAAGTTCCTCAGCGTGCTCGATCTGGAAAGAGAAAGCGTGCGTGTGATCGTTGCACAGAGCGCAAACGCGCCTGTaaccaaggaaacccttgTGCTGAGTGCACTCTTCAAGAATCTGAATGCACATATATTCAGAAGAGCGAAAGATATCCACAAACTTCTGTGAGCGCGGTAGATGATCATGGTGGCATTAGCGGGCTCGATGTTCCTGGCGCTTCCGAAGCCCAGCAAAAGCCAACTATCCACGGCCAACAGTTGAGAACTAAATTGGGCGTTGCTGGTAGGTGCCGGTTTAACTTTCTCTTGAAGTTTACTCGTGCCGCTGGAATCAATGAAGCGTATAACTGCAATCGCTTGTTCGTGGCAGATGACCAACACGACCGCAGTGCCTCTGAAGAGGTGACCTCTCCCATGAGCCCAAATTCCTGTCTTCGGGGTGGGGACTATCGATGGTCAGATGGGGACAGAGCACCATCTACTAGATCTGACAGTCCCACAAGGGGAGACCCTGTGAATGATGCCTTAAGGCTTCAGTCCTGTCACATTTGGGACATGCTTCTCCCTTTCTGTGATGATAAATCAGAACGGAGCGTACATGTGGCTGATATCATGTCATTCTTCTCGCCAGAGAATATCCTCCATTTCGTTGATATTTTTTGGGACCGCTGGCATCCTCACTGTCTAATTTTCCACAGGCCTACATTCAGAATCGAATCCTGTTCGCCTCTCCTTCTTGCAAACATGGTCCTCATGGGAGGCTGTATATCCCCATATAAGGCCGATCGCCATATTGCAAGGTCAATCCTTGACATTACAGAAGCTGTTGTGTTCTCGCAGCCTATGTTCTCGACCGTAGCAACTAGGGCCAAAGATGCAGATCAAGGCCATCGAACTCAAATCAGCACTTTGCAAGCCACCTATCTGATTTGTATTATGCAAAAGTGGGAAGGGAGCAATGAAGCAAAAATCCGCATCCAGCGTGATCAATTTACGAAATTCGTGTCCGTACGTACTGTCTATCAAATAGCCTGCAATTTCGTTTTACAACTTAGTGTTTAATTATTTGCAGGCAACACGTGAAATGGGACTTTCAAGGGCTAGACAGAGTCACCGACCCATTACCTCAAAATTTAGCGATTCCGATTGGCGAGCGTGgattcaaagagaagaagtcAATAGGTGTGTTCAAGGAAAATTAAGCTTGCTAGTCAGATGCTAATTCAAACACAGAATGTGCAACTATGTATTTCTTCTAGACTCGGCTTTCGTGATTTTACATAATTCATTCCCACGAATGGTTCTCCAGGAGATGCAGATTGATTTGACATCTCCAGAGTCATGGTTTCAAGCATCCTCTTCTGCCGACTTCCTAACTGCTGTCCAGTCAAACCCTGGACTGCCGGAGAAGAATCTTTCTCTTGTGGATTCCGTTCGCAGGTTATGCAATGAGACTCCAACCCAAAGCACGAACTTCTTGGACGGTGCTAGCGAGCTGAATTTATTCACGATCGCTACAGGTGAGCTCTTCTTCGACCTTGTTCGCAGGTCGTTCAATTAACTCTCGAGACACAGCAATCCACGGTCTCATATTTCATCAAAGATCCTCACTGTACACCCTTCCTCTTTCTGAAAACCCGCTAGGGAAGGCACTCGACCGGTGGGAGGTCGCTTGGAAATTGAATCAACAGCAAGACCTGAATAAGCGAGCATCGAGAGATTCGAGCCATATAGCCGATGAGCAAGATGGATTTATGCATTACGCTAATGAGTTCGCCGTCTTGGCACGCGTCTCTCTCGAATTATCATATTTCTCACCCACGGAATGGTCGGGCCTTGTCGAGGGATTGTCTGACGGCTCCTCTCGCGGTGCATTTGCTACTTTTGATCAAACGGGTATGGGCCCGGTTGGAGATTTGATGCTGGCAGTGGAAAACTTGAGCTTGAATAGGTAAACAGCCAGCAGAACAGAGCCTGAAGGCTAGTCGAGTGTCCTTGGATATATCCTTGATGGTCTAGAAAAGGGAATCTCAAGAATCGTTAGGGGCCTACTTGAAATTGCAAAAAGCCCAGATGACCAGGAATTTTGTCAGCTACAGATGTAGATTAAGCTAGAGAAAAGGCATGATTTGAATCAAAAAGACGTCCTAGTATCCCCCATGCGTTCTTTCATCTTTTTCAACGGCGTATCAAGGCTGGTTTCTCCATTTGAACTGTTCCAGTCTGCCCCATGCTCGAAAAGCCATTCGAACACTTCGTTCGGTGCGTGAGCATCAACTGCCAAATGTAGAGGTGTCCGACCCTTAACGGACCTCGCATTCACATCAGCACCCGATTTCAACAACAGCTCTACGATTCGGATATTGGCgcgtgatttttttttcgagaCTGCCAAATGGAGTGGTGTGATCCCATAAAAGTCAGTTGCATTGACATTGGCATTGTGGGCGAGATACATTGCAGCGAGTGTTTCTGCTTGCGTACCACCAGATGCTGCGATGTGTAATGGTGTTCGTTCGTCCCAGTTCTGTGCGTTGACATCCGCACCGTGATCAAGGAGGATTCTGGCCATCTCGATAGATCGACAGTCGTAAGCTGGATTGGCGGCATCAACCAAATGTAACGGAGTTGCACCGTGCCGAATTTGAGCATTCGGATTGGCCCCGTATTCAATCAGCAAATGAACAGCATCCTGTTGCAAATGGGGATACTTCAACACGGCCGTGTGTAGTGCTGTGTACTGGGAGAATTGATCGGCAATGTGGGTATCAGCACCGGAATCAAGAAGTAGCTTCATCGTATCGTAGTAGCTGAAGGGCGTTTGGGGTTTCTGTGTAGACAGAGACCACGTCTTTTCCACGGCCCTCCACTGTTGTAAGAGTATTCACCCTTGGATGAGATGGTTGCAACGACAGGGGTGGGCCCGCAAAGATCCGTGCTGTTAACATCAGCGCCGCTATCCAGTATCAGTTTCACGATGGTAAATTATCCCTTCTTTGCGGCAACATGGAGAGGTTGATGTTTGAAATGGAGTTCGTGGTCCACTCGGGCCCCATGTTCAAGCAGTAATTTGACGACTTCCTCGCGGCCATTTGCCGCGGCGTCGGAAAGAGGCGTTCCGAAGTGGAATGAACTATTATCGGCATCCGCACCTGGTTGAAGTAACAATCGAACTCTGAAGATATCCCCGGATGTGCAGTACGGTCTAAGATCCAAACGACGACTGCGGAGGCTGTGGAATGAGATCTGATAGAGATCGGGATGGGTTTCGAGGACTGATATCACATCTTCAACCTCCAATTCTGCTAGAATAATGATCAACAATTCACTTGACAGTGCGAGAAGAGACATAACGTTCTGTCGTGGATGGTAGTAAACGAGAGAATCAGTCACTGACAGCGAAGTGGTGGTAAAGAGCGAATTTCCCAGCCTCTGGCCAACAATCATCCACACACACGGCAACGGAGACGACCTCTAACGTACTCCATATATCATGCACCAGATATTCTGCTACTATGGTGTCCTCTAGTTCTTTTTCACAATTCTTGGTACCCGTTGGGGGATAGTCTCCCATCTTGCTAATTGCCGCAGAGGAATGTGTTCGAAGTGGTATAGGATTCGACTGCTAGATCATATCAACCCCCAAGATATCTTCAACGACGTCCAATACACGAGTCCCAACCTGAGAACCTCAATAATGAAACCTGTGTTTCATTCATCCACAAATCTATGGAGCTTCTGTTGAGCTATGGTGCAGAGGGGGACATTGGAGATAGCGAAGAGCCAAACCCCATCTACAAAATCGACAACAAGCATCCTGTGAAGCCGATCCTGGCCCATGGAGCTGACATTAATGTGCTGGACTCGTATGGCCAAACTTTGCTGCATGCCATGACATACGGAGCATCAAAAGAGATGGTTGGGACAGTTCAATTGTGATTGAAACATGGAGCAGAGTACATTGTGAAGAAGGCCGATGATAACACACCTCTTCCCCTAGCAGTACTGGCATCGGTATGGGAAGTAGTCAAGTTGCTTCTTGATCATGGGGCGGATCGAAAGATGTGCAAATCCGACGGGGAGACTCCTGTGGATCCTTTGGCTTGTCGCCGGTGCCATAAAGAGCAATTCTCCTCAAACAGACACCAGAAAGGGGACTTGACGTCTTTTGAATTTCAACAGATCCAGAATATCTGTTGGCTTAGGTGGAACACGTTTACGAGTCGTCCctattcttcttcttcgaccaCGCAGCACAGACAAACCATTCAGTTGGCCATCTTCTTCGATTCTACCACTGTCACTTTTCTACCAAGCATCAATTAAAGACATAAAAGTGCATCGCGGCCTGGTCAAAAACCATCCCCCCGCACCTTCACGACCCTCTTGAGACATGAGACATTATGGAAAATTGCCTGATCTGGTATGTGTTCTGCAAAACATCCACCAATCCCCGCACAGGACGGGATATCTCCATAGCGAGGACCGAACAAAACACCGATTATAACCAGTCCTATTCCCAAATGAAAGGTATCTGGACAGTTCTCAACAATGCGTCTCCTCGCACTTCTCCCTGCCCTCCTTGGACTCATATCCAATCACCTTGTCTGTGCGACGGATAATGGCAAGACGACTGATGTGACGTGGGATACATATAGCCTCTCAGTCAAAGGAGAAAGGGTGTATGTGTTCTCCGGTGAATTCCATTACCAGCGACTCCCCGTACCGGAGCTCTGGCTTGACGTGTTTCAGAAGCTACGCGCAAATGGATTTAATGCGATTTCTGGTGAGTGAATGGACTCTGAAGTCTTAGCCTGCGCTAGTGCTCATTTCAATTAGTCTACTTTTTTTGGAGTTTCCACTCCGCTTCCGAAGATACTTTCGACTTCGAAAACGGCGCCCATGACGTCCAGCGCGTGTTCGATTATGCGAAGCAGGCGGGTTTGTATGTGATCGCACGCGCAGGACCATATTGTAACGCCGAGACCTCTGCCGGCGGTTTCGCACTATGGGCATCCAACGGTCAAATGGGCAGCACGCGCACCAGCGCAAGCTCTTATTATGATCGATGGTATCCATGGATCCAGAAGATTGGAAAGATCATCGCGGCAAATCAAATCACAAATGGTGGTCCGGTCATTCTCAATCAGCACGAGAACGAGTTGCAGGAGACAATTCACAATGCCGATAACACCGTTGTCACGTACATGGAACAAATCCAAGCCGCTTTCAGCGAAGCCGGCATTGTTATCCCGAGCACACACAACGAGAAGGGAATGCGCTCTATGAGCTGGTCGACGGACTACCAAGATGTGGGGGGTGCCGTCAATATCTATGGTCTGGATTCCTATCCTGGTGGTCTGTCCTGCACCAACCCAAACACGGGGTTCAATCTCGTCCGTACTTATTACCAGTGGTTCCAGAACTACTCGAGTTCTCAGCCCGAGTACCTGCCGGAGTTTGAGGGCGGTTGGTTCTCTGCCTGGGGAGGGACTTTCTACGATCAATGTTCGACCGAACTGTCGCCGGAATTTGCCGACGTCTACTATAAGAATAACATCGGATCCAGAGTCACGTTGCAGAATCTCTATATGGTGATGGGGGCAACTTCTTGGGGACACAGTGCTGCCCCGGTTGTCTATACTTCGTACGATTACTCTGCGCCCCTGCGGGAGACCCGTGAGATTCGGGACAAGCTCAAGCAGACCAAGTTGATTGGTCTGTTTACTCGTGTGTCGTCGGGTCTTCTCAAAACGGAAATGGAAGGGAATGGAACGGGATACACTAGCGAGGCGAGTATCTATACCTGGGCCTTGCGGAACCCGGAAACCTATGCTGGTTTCTATGTTCTGGCGCACGCTACAAGCTCGTCTCGTGCTGTGATTACCACTTCGCTTAATGTCAACACTTCAGCTGGTACGTATGCCGGTGTTTGAGAGGACGAATAGCGCTAATTTTGAG
The nucleotide sequence above comes from Penicillium digitatum chromosome 1, complete sequence. Encoded proteins:
- a CDS encoding Cytochrome P450, E-class, group I, with the protein product MFEVSLVALPVLGPVQITSLVIGLLLVVYISYILYFHPLSQYPGPKIASLTSLWRAYYVYKLVLHEKLVELHQQYGPVVRIGPNHLHFWDGEAIAPIYKGGRKMGKTEFYDAFTAFNPNLFGGRDEDVKKAPPDLIRPPAEQEQVHSLRRRQLAHGFSQASVENFEPLINGHIKILLNKLNKFAQTEEVFDLKSTISYFVLDILGEVAFSRPFNAQVRGEADEIHAINDHILLSCVVGELPFQALSTFLARWSPVSWMRKLGKSRNNLKATCSECVSNKINNASDRRDLLQSLVTAKDVETGASLTEQEINSEAFAMLVAGSHSTSGTLTLLFWHLIHNPEICAAVAAEVASTLQPLQDKDSSYPIKGLEASLPYTMACVKENFRLNPVFTMPLWRRVGSPGGARVGEFDIPCGTNVCISNYVLHHNPEIWGEDHAVFRPDRWLEKDESNQSRFLIPFSIGHRMCIGRNLAMTNILKTVTTLVSQFEFHPISQDDHVRIRSSGIGEMEGSFQCRISAKP
- a CDS encoding putative transcription factor with C2H2 and Zn(2)-Cys(6) DNA binding, whose translation is MKSQTSSNGQVNSVPFQCSVCSQTFGKIQHLKRHKSTHVDKKPHFCEFCGSEFTRSDTLRRHWKNCTSLLATGNQVPQRARSGKRKRACDRCTERKRACNQGNPCAECTLQESECTYIQKSERYPQTSVSAVDDHGGISGLDVPGASEAQQKPTIHGQQLRTKLGVAGRCRFNFLLKFTRAAGINEAYNCNRLFVADDQHDRSASEEVTSPMSPNSCLRGGDYRWPTFRIESCSPLLLANMVLMGGCISPYKADRHIARSILDITEAVVFSQPMFSTVATRAKDADQGHRTQISTLQATYLICIMQKWEGSNEAKIRIQRDQFTKFVSATREMGLSRARQSHRPITSKFSDSDWRAWIQREEVNRMCNYVFLLDSAFVILHNSFPRMVLQEMQIDLTSPESWFQASSSADFLTAVQSNPGLPEKNLSLVDSVRRLCNETPTQSTNFLDGASELNLFTIATAIHGLIFHQRSSLYTLPLSENPLGKALDRWEVAWKLNQQQDLNKRASRDSSHIADEQDGFMHYANEFAVLARVSLELSYFSPTEWSGLVEGLSDGSSRGAFATFDQTGMGPVGDLMLAVENLSLNR
- a CDS encoding Ankyrin-1, producing the protein MKLLLDSGADTHIADQFSQYTALHTAVLKYPHLQQDAVHLLIEYGANPNAQIRHGATPLHLVDAANPAYDCRSIEMARILLDHGADVNAQNWDERTPLHIAASGGTQAETLAAMYLAHNANVNATDFYGITPLHLAVSKKKSRANIRIVELLLKSGADVNARSVKGRTPLHLAVDAHAPNEVFEWLFEHGADWNSSNGETSLDTPLKKMKERMGDTRTSF
- a CDS encoding Ankyrin-1 is translated as MSLLALSSELLIIILAELEVEDVISVLETHPDLYQISFHSLRSRRLDLRPYCTSGDIFRVRLLLQPGADADNSSFHFGTPLSDAAANGREEVVKLLLEHGARVDHELHFKHQPLHVAAKKG